The DNA sequence GGACGGCCACCCAGACGGCCACGGGCTTGTTGTTCGAGAGGGCGGGCTTGAAGACCCACTGCTTGACCGCATTGACCGCGGCGTCGTTCAGCATTTGGCCGTCGCTCTTCATGACCTTCACGTCCTTGACCTTGCCGTCCTTGCCGACCAGAGCCTGGAGCTGGACGACGCCGCCGATGCCGGCTGAGCGGGCCAGCTCAGGGTAGACCGGAGGGACGCGAGTGATCACCTCGGGCAGCTCCTCGACGTAGACGTAGTCGCCGAACTTCGGCAGCGCATCGTCGTCGGGCGGTGCGACCACGAGCTGCTCGCCTTCCGTCGCCGGACCAGGAGCGCTCTGCGCCAGCTCCTCCTGCGAGGCGATCACCTGCTCGGGAGGCGCTTCGGCATCGGGAACGGGCACCGGGATGGCGACCGAAGGCGGCGCCACCGGCTGCGTGATCGCCACTTGCGGCGGCGGCGGCTTGTCGGTGAGCGGAGGCGGAGCGGCGAGCTCGCGGTACGGGACCACCACCACCTTGGTCTCGTGAGGCCGCATGCGCATGAACGTCGTGGTCCCGAACGAGAGCAGGAAGAGGAGCAGCCAGGCCGCGCTCCCGATGAGGACCCCGCGGAACATGTACTTCCGCGCGACTTCCTTGAGCTCGGGCGCCCCG is a window from the Candidatus Eisenbacteria bacterium genome containing:
- a CDS encoding TonB family protein produces the protein MPYGAPELKEVARKYMFRGVLIGSAAWLLLFLLSFGTTTFMRMRPHETKVVVVPYRELAAPPPLTDKPPPPQVAITQPVAPPSVAIPVPVPDAEAPPEQVIASQEELAQSAPGPATEGEQLVVAPPDDDALPKFGDYVYVEELPEVITRVPPVYPELARSAGIGGVVQLQALVGKDGKVKDVKVMKSDGQMLNDAAVNAVKQWVFKPALSNNKPVAVWVAVPVRFSLN